A window of the Halopseudomonas phragmitis genome harbors these coding sequences:
- a CDS encoding AI-2E family transporter — translation MSNSPAETGRPFSTTWLWLMGAAAVVIVLAGLKAISSIVTPFLLAAFLAIICAPPLTWMQRRGVPSPLSVLILFSVVGLTFFLLFLALKDAAESLATHAPLYQARFSGWMNDLRQLLANRGLPPELLPQSLPLPATATITGAARGIAGGLGQFTASTLLVLLAFMFLLLEERTLSDKLNAAFPDRPRARVRARRFLRSVYRYLLIKTAASTTTGLLVGIGLALIGVEFAVLWGIVAGLLNFIPTIGSIIAAVPAVLVALLGLGITEAIIVLGMYVAINTIIGNILEPRLMGRSLGLSPLVVLVSLLVWGFVFGPVGMLLSIPLTMIAKLALDASPQTRWAGILMSDQVRKPR, via the coding sequence ATGAGCAATTCCCCCGCAGAGACAGGCAGGCCCTTTTCCACCACTTGGCTGTGGCTAATGGGGGCCGCCGCTGTGGTGATTGTCCTGGCCGGCCTCAAGGCCATCAGTTCAATCGTCACCCCATTTCTGCTGGCCGCCTTTCTGGCCATCATCTGTGCACCACCGCTGACCTGGATGCAACGTCGTGGGGTACCCAGCCCGCTCTCGGTACTAATCCTGTTCTCTGTGGTAGGTCTGACCTTTTTTCTGCTGTTTCTGGCACTCAAAGATGCAGCAGAAAGTCTGGCGACCCACGCCCCGCTGTACCAAGCGCGATTCTCTGGCTGGATGAACGATCTGCGTCAGCTGCTGGCCAACCGCGGGCTACCGCCGGAACTGCTGCCCCAGAGTCTGCCTCTACCCGCCACGGCCACCATCACCGGCGCTGCACGCGGTATCGCCGGCGGGCTGGGGCAATTCACCGCCAGCACCCTGCTGGTGCTGTTGGCGTTCATGTTCCTCCTGCTCGAAGAGCGGACCCTTTCTGACAAGCTCAATGCCGCCTTCCCCGATCGCCCCCGCGCCCGGGTCCGAGCCCGGCGTTTCCTGCGCTCGGTTTACCGCTACCTGCTGATCAAGACCGCCGCCAGCACCACCACCGGTCTACTGGTCGGCATTGGCCTTGCGCTGATCGGTGTGGAGTTCGCTGTGCTCTGGGGGATTGTTGCCGGACTGCTGAACTTCATCCCGACCATTGGCTCAATCATCGCCGCTGTGCCGGCGGTTCTGGTTGCGCTGCTGGGGCTGGGCATTACCGAGGCCATCATAGTGCTGGGCATGTATGTGGCAATCAACACCATCATCGGCAATATCCTTGAGCCACGCCTAATGGGCCGCTCGCTGGGGCTGTCACCACTGGTGGTGCTGGTATCACTGCTGGTCTGGGGCTTTGTGTTCGGCCCAGTCGGCATGCTGCTGTCGATCCCGTTGACCATGATCGCCAAGCTTGCCCTGGACGCTTCACCACAAACTCGCTGGGCGGGCATTCTGATGAGTGATCAGGTGCGTAAACCACGCTGA
- a CDS encoding OmpP1/FadL family transporter codes for MFQRVMKTCLAVAVASASSQALANGLAINEQSASGAGTAFAGRSSSALDSSTIYGNPAGLARLKRAEVSGGIAMVKADVDISNVNSTAQGSNKGDMVPLAHVPFGYYAKPINDEWAFGLGVYVPFGVISDYEKSFQGSSHGLYSSVRVVTIQPTVSYAFNDRVSIGFGPTFNRIDGKLTNTLATSQMGAPSDTLVNIKGDDTAMGFNVGIMASLTDRTTVGATYHSKVKYQLEGRTKISGSPMGMFDGEMDAKLDITMPESLDLSVTHQLDDRWTLYAGGVWTRWSRLEGIEARNSNPVSPRFTTISEELNWENTWSFSVGTAYQLNPQWVLRSGLALDPSPTSNAHRNVRIPVGNRKIFTLGAGWSPNADVTLDLAYAYLWENTASVHQKAGSEIAPGVLLKQEYNAKYDNSAHGLTAQLTYRF; via the coding sequence ATGTTTCAACGCGTCATGAAAACCTGTCTGGCAGTGGCCGTCGCCAGCGCTTCCAGCCAAGCCCTGGCCAATGGCCTGGCCATCAACGAACAAAGCGCCAGTGGCGCCGGCACCGCCTTTGCCGGCCGCTCGTCCTCTGCGCTGGATTCAAGCACCATCTACGGCAACCCCGCTGGCCTGGCCCGGCTCAAACGCGCCGAAGTCAGCGGCGGTATCGCTATGGTCAAGGCCGATGTCGACATCTCCAACGTTAACAGCACCGCCCAAGGCAGCAACAAAGGCGACATGGTGCCGCTAGCGCACGTACCTTTCGGCTACTACGCCAAACCGATCAACGACGAATGGGCTTTCGGCCTGGGCGTCTATGTACCATTCGGCGTTATCAGCGACTACGAAAAGAGTTTCCAGGGCTCATCCCATGGTCTGTACAGCTCGGTCCGGGTCGTCACCATCCAGCCGACCGTCAGCTACGCCTTTAACGACCGCGTATCCATCGGTTTTGGCCCGACCTTCAACCGTATTGACGGCAAACTGACCAATACGCTGGCTACCAGCCAGATGGGTGCGCCGTCAGACACCCTGGTCAATATCAAGGGTGACGACACCGCCATGGGCTTCAATGTCGGCATCATGGCCAGCCTCACCGACCGCACTACTGTCGGTGCAACCTACCACTCCAAGGTCAAATACCAGCTCGAAGGGCGTACCAAAATTTCCGGCTCGCCTATGGGAATGTTCGATGGCGAAATGGATGCCAAGCTGGATATCACCATGCCTGAGTCGCTCGACCTCTCCGTGACCCATCAACTGGATGATCGCTGGACGCTGTACGCTGGCGGTGTATGGACTCGCTGGAGCCGTCTGGAAGGTATCGAGGCGCGCAACAGCAACCCGGTCAGCCCGCGCTTCACCACCATCAGCGAAGAACTGAACTGGGAGAACACCTGGTCCTTCTCAGTGGGCACGGCCTATCAACTGAACCCGCAATGGGTACTGCGCAGCGGTCTGGCTCTGGACCCATCGCCAACCAGCAACGCACACCGCAACGTGCGAATCCCGGTCGGCAACCGCAAGATCTTCACCCTGGGCGCTGGCTGGTCCCCGAACGCTGACGTCACCCTCGACCTGGCGTATGCCTACCTCTGGGAAAACACCGCCAGCGTGCATCAGAAAGCCGGCTCGGAAATCGCTCCAGGCGTCCTGCTCAAGCAGGAATACAACGCCAAGTACGACAACAGCGCCCACGGCCTGACGGCTCAGTTAACTTATCGGTTCTGA
- a CDS encoding Lnb N-terminal periplasmic domain-containing protein gives MLRTLLLLLLSTVLLTSSVWAMLALYFQQAWGTLPRLLLMAGWCLAMMVLVALLWNGRPWLVLLVYGLMFAALLAWWHTLKPSGERDWADDLAHITTGEVQGDRLTLHNVRNFDWRTPQDYDIRWESREYDLSRLHSVDMITSYWGRRAIAHVLVSFGFDDGQFVVFSVEIRRERGEEFSEIGGFFKQFELSIIATDERDAVRVRTNVRDEDAYLYRIGLNPRDGRALLLSFVDEANRLAAEPRFYHTISPNCTTLVFGMARKILPHLPRDYRLLLTGYLPEYIKQLDGLEKGYNLEELRQRGRITERAIQAGSDPDFSRLIRRGVPGWDQASDE, from the coding sequence ATGTTGAGAACTCTGCTGTTGCTGCTACTTAGCACTGTGTTGCTGACCAGTAGCGTCTGGGCGATGCTGGCGTTGTACTTTCAACAGGCTTGGGGAACATTGCCGCGACTGCTTTTGATGGCTGGCTGGTGTCTGGCCATGATGGTCCTGGTGGCGCTGCTGTGGAACGGGCGTCCCTGGCTGGTGCTGCTGGTATATGGGCTGATGTTCGCAGCGCTGTTGGCTTGGTGGCATACGCTCAAACCCTCCGGTGAGCGCGACTGGGCCGATGATCTGGCGCACATCACCACCGGCGAAGTACAGGGTGACCGCCTGACTCTGCATAATGTCCGCAATTTCGACTGGCGCACACCCCAGGACTACGACATTCGCTGGGAGAGTCGCGAATACGATCTGAGCCGATTGCACAGCGTAGACATGATCACCTCTTACTGGGGGCGCCGGGCGATTGCCCATGTGCTGGTTTCCTTCGGTTTTGATGATGGGCAGTTCGTGGTATTCAGCGTGGAGATTCGCCGTGAGCGAGGCGAAGAATTCTCCGAAATTGGCGGGTTCTTCAAGCAGTTCGAATTGAGCATCATTGCTACCGACGAGCGTGATGCGGTGCGAGTCAGGACCAATGTGCGGGATGAGGACGCCTATCTCTACAGGATCGGGCTCAACCCGCGTGATGGTCGTGCCTTGCTATTATCATTCGTGGACGAAGCCAACCGGCTGGCAGCCGAACCGCGCTTCTACCACACCATCAGCCCCAACTGTACAACTCTGGTGTTTGGCATGGCGCGCAAGATTCTGCCGCACCTGCCACGCGATTATCGCTTGCTGCTGACAGGCTACCTGCCTGAGTACATTAAGCAGCTTGATGGGCTGGAGAAAGGCTATAACCTCGAGGAGCTGCGCCAGCGCGGACGCATTACCGAGCGGGCAATCCAGGCCGGCTCCGACCCGGATTTCTCCCGTTTGATTCGCCGTGGGGTGCCGGGCTGGGATCAGGCATCTGACGAGTAG